A single Pseudomonas sp. MM223 DNA region contains:
- the nicP_1 gene encoding Porin-like protein NicP (*Name nicP_1) — MFTYSLGGHALGLGLQKMNGSTSMPYLDGTDPYLVNFVQLNDFAEPGERSWQLRYDYNFAALGIPGLTFMTRYLRGDQADAATITGEGHEWERNTELQYVVQSGALKNVSVRWRNASYRSSFARGADENRLIVSYTFPIF; from the coding sequence ATGTTCACCTACAGCCTGGGAGGACACGCGCTAGGCCTGGGCCTGCAAAAGATGAACGGTTCTACCTCCATGCCGTATCTCGATGGAACCGATCCTTACCTGGTCAACTTCGTCCAGCTCAACGACTTCGCCGAGCCCGGTGAACGTTCTTGGCAGCTGCGCTACGACTACAACTTCGCGGCTCTCGGCATTCCAGGTCTTACCTTCATGACCCGCTACCTGCGAGGCGATCAGGCCGACGCAGCGACCATTACCGGTGAGGGTCATGAATGGGAGCGCAACACCGAACTGCAGTATGTGGTGCAATCCGGTGCCCTGAAAAACGTATCGGTCCGGTGGCGTAACGCGAGCTATCGATCGAGCTTTGCACGTGGCGCGGATGAAAACCGCCTGATCGTGTCCTACACATTCCCAATTTTCTAA
- the dedD gene encoding Cell division protein DedD (*Name dedD), translated as MAVLDKGMKQRMVGALVLVALAVIFLPMLFTREDEMRQVHVEAPQAPAMPSLPEVKVDPVAVPEPQAIPEEPQQPPVVVDESTAPAATPSQPITPSPQTQAQAQPARPQAPAPKVEPKPAATPAPAAAVAKPAAPSKIDVNGLPVSWSIQLASLSNRAGAEKLQQTLRSQGYNAYIRSAGGMNRVYVGPLIERAEAERTRDAINRQNSLKGFVVRFQPERS; from the coding sequence ATGGCAGTGCTGGATAAAGGGATGAAACAGCGCATGGTGGGTGCGCTGGTGCTGGTGGCGCTGGCGGTGATTTTCCTGCCGATGCTGTTCACCCGCGAGGACGAGATGCGCCAGGTGCACGTCGAGGCCCCGCAGGCACCGGCCATGCCAAGCCTGCCGGAAGTGAAGGTGGACCCGGTTGCCGTGCCGGAGCCGCAGGCTATTCCGGAAGAGCCGCAGCAGCCACCGGTGGTGGTTGATGAGTCCACTGCGCCGGCCGCTACGCCCAGCCAGCCAATCACGCCATCGCCGCAGACCCAGGCGCAGGCCCAGCCAGCCAGGCCGCAGGCCCCGGCACCCAAGGTCGAGCCGAAGCCGGCGGCCACCCCGGCACCTGCCGCAGCGGTGGCCAAGCCGGCGGCACCCTCGAAGATCGACGTCAATGGCTTGCCTGTCAGTTGGTCCATCCAGTTGGCCAGCCTGTCCAACCGTGCCGGCGCTGAAAAGCTCCAGCAAACCCTGCGTAGCCAGGGCTACAACGCCTATATTCGCTCGGCAGGCGGGATGAACCGTGTGTATGTCGGGCCACTGATCGAGCGGGCCGAAGCCGAACGTACGCGCGACGCCATCAACCGCCAGAACAGCCTCAAGGGTTTTGTGGTGCGTTTCCAGCCAGAGCGTAGTTAA
- the folC gene encoding Dihydrofolate synthase/folylpolyglutamate synthase (*Name folC) translates to MKQRSLGEWLAYLEQLHPSAIDMGLERSQKVLARLALGKLAPRVVTVTGTNGKGSTCAFVASLLRAQGLKVGVYSSPHLLRYNERVLIEGQEASDERLCEAFAAVEAARGEISLTYFEMGTLAAFWLFYQSQLDAVVLEVGLGGRLDTVNVVDADLALVTSIGVDHVDYLGDTRELVAFEKAGIFRPGKPALCGDLDPPQPLLDKAAELAAPLFLRGRDFDLAIADGSWSWRGTAADGAQVALRDLPLLDLPMENATLALQAYLLMGLPWDAGQVRQALLATRITGRLDRRLVNWQGKPVELLLDVGHNPHAAEYLARRLAARPLKGRRLAVFGLLADKDLEGVVAPLQGLVDDWAVAPLDTPRSRPAAELATALTNLGAAVKSYASVDAALEGQCAQATADDQVLLFGSFFCVAQALEWLERHAQEGGVDGSAG, encoded by the coding sequence ATGAAACAACGATCCCTGGGCGAATGGCTCGCCTACCTCGAGCAGTTGCACCCCTCGGCCATCGACATGGGCCTGGAGCGGTCGCAGAAGGTGCTTGCCCGGCTGGCACTGGGCAAGCTGGCGCCACGTGTGGTGACGGTAACCGGCACCAACGGCAAGGGCTCGACCTGCGCCTTCGTGGCCTCGTTGCTGCGCGCCCAGGGGTTAAAGGTCGGCGTGTACAGCTCGCCGCACCTGTTGCGTTACAACGAGCGCGTGCTGATCGAGGGCCAGGAGGCCAGCGATGAGCGTCTGTGCGAAGCCTTCGCCGCCGTCGAGGCGGCGCGGGGCGAAATTTCCCTGACCTACTTCGAGATGGGCACGCTGGCCGCGTTCTGGTTGTTCTACCAGTCGCAGCTGGACGCCGTGGTGCTGGAAGTGGGCCTTGGTGGCCGCCTGGACACCGTGAACGTGGTGGATGCCGACCTGGCACTGGTGACCAGTATCGGTGTCGACCATGTTGATTACCTGGGTGATACCCGCGAGCTTGTGGCCTTCGAGAAGGCCGGCATATTCCGCCCGGGCAAACCGGCCCTGTGCGGTGACCTCGACCCGCCCCAGCCGCTGCTGGACAAGGCCGCCGAACTGGCTGCACCGCTGTTCCTGCGTGGCCGTGACTTCGATCTGGCCATTGCCGATGGCAGCTGGAGCTGGCGCGGTACAGCGGCTGACGGTGCGCAGGTAGCGTTGCGTGACCTGCCGTTGCTTGACCTGCCCATGGAAAACGCCACGCTGGCCTTGCAGGCTTACCTGCTGATGGGGCTGCCGTGGGATGCCGGGCAGGTGCGCCAGGCGCTGCTGGCAACCCGCATCACCGGTCGCCTCGATCGCCGGCTGGTTAACTGGCAGGGCAAGCCGGTGGAGCTGCTGCTGGATGTGGGGCACAACCCCCATGCAGCGGAGTATCTGGCTCGGCGCTTGGCGGCCCGGCCGCTCAAGGGGCGCCGCCTGGCAGTGTTCGGCCTGCTCGCCGACAAGGACCTGGAGGGTGTTGTCGCGCCGCTGCAAGGCCTGGTCGATGACTGGGCCGTGGCGCCGTTGGACACCCCGCGCAGCCGCCCGGCTGCGGAGCTGGCCACGGCCTTGACGAACCTCGGTGCTGCGGTGAAGTCTTATGCCAGCGTCGACGCCGCCCTTGAAGGGCAATGCGCGCAGGCGACGGCGGATGATCAGGTCCTGCTGTTCGGTTCGTTTTTCTGTGTTGCCCAGGCGCTGGAATGGCTGGAGCGGCACGCCCAGGAGGGTGGAGTAGATGGCAGTGCTGGATAA
- the gdhI gene encoding Glucose 1-dehydrogenase 1 (*Name gdhI): protein MIEIRGSTPGHNGRVALVTGAARGIGLGIAAWLICEGWQVVLSDLDRQRGGKVAKALGDNAWFITMDVADEAQVSAGVSEVLGQFGRLDALVCNAAIANPHNQTLESLSLAQWNRVLAVNLNGPMLLAKHCAPYLRAHNGAIVNLTSTRARQSEPDTEAYAASKGGLVALTHALAMSLGPEIRVNAVSPGWIDARDPSQRRAEPLTEADHAQHPTGRVGTVEDVAAMVAWLLSRQAAFVTGQEFVVDGGMTRKMIYT from the coding sequence GTGATCGAAATTCGCGGCAGCACCCCGGGCCATAATGGCCGGGTAGCTTTGGTCACCGGTGCCGCGCGCGGCATCGGCCTGGGCATTGCCGCATGGCTGATCTGTGAAGGCTGGCAGGTGGTGCTGAGCGACCTGGACCGGCAGCGTGGCGGCAAAGTGGCCAAGGCCTTGGGCGACAACGCCTGGTTCATCACCATGGATGTTGCCGACGAGGCCCAGGTCAGTGCCGGGGTGTCCGAAGTGCTTGGGCAGTTCGGTCGGCTGGACGCGCTGGTGTGCAATGCGGCCATCGCCAACCCGCACAACCAGACGCTGGAAAGCCTGAGCCTGGCGCAGTGGAACCGGGTGCTGGCGGTCAACCTCAATGGCCCGATGCTGCTGGCCAAGCATTGTGCGCCATACCTGCGTGCGCACAACGGGGCGATCGTCAACCTCACGTCTACCCGGGCGCGGCAGTCCGAACCCGATACCGAGGCCTACGCGGCAAGTAAAGGCGGCCTGGTGGCCTTGACCCATGCCTTGGCCATGAGCCTGGGCCCGGAGATTCGCGTCAATGCGGTAAGCCCGGGGTGGATTGATGCCCGTGACCCGTCGCAGCGCCGTGCCGAGCCGTTGACCGAAGCCGACCATGCCCAGCACCCGACGGGCAGGGTAGGGACGGTGGAAGATGTGGCGGCCATGGTCGCTTGGCTGTTGTCGCGCCAGGCAGCCTTTGTCACCGGCCAGGAGTTTGTGGTCGATGGCGGCATGACCCGCAAGATGATCTACACCTGA
- the trpF gene encoding N-(5'-phosphoribosyl)anthranilate isomerase (*Name trpF), giving the protein MSSVRSKICGITRIEDALAAAEAGADAIGFVFYAESPRAVDVRQARAIIAELPPFVTTVGLFVNASRCELNEILEVVPLDLLQFHGDETPQDCEGYHRPWIKALRVRPGDDLEAACQLYAGARGILLDTYVAGVPGGTGEAFDWSLVPARLSKPIILAGGLSADNVGQAIAQVRPYAVDVSGGVEQAKGIKDAAKIEAFMQAVKQA; this is encoded by the coding sequence ATGAGCAGTGTTCGCAGCAAGATCTGCGGTATTACCCGTATCGAAGACGCACTGGCCGCTGCCGAAGCGGGTGCCGATGCCATCGGCTTTGTCTTCTATGCCGAGAGCCCGCGGGCCGTGGACGTGCGCCAGGCGCGGGCGATCATTGCCGAGTTGCCACCGTTCGTGACCACGGTCGGGTTGTTCGTCAACGCCTCGCGTTGCGAGCTGAACGAGATCCTCGAAGTGGTTCCGCTGGACCTGCTACAGTTCCACGGCGACGAAACCCCGCAGGACTGCGAAGGCTACCACCGCCCCTGGATCAAGGCCCTGCGTGTGCGCCCGGGCGATGACCTGGAGGCGGCTTGCCAGCTTTACGCGGGGGCCCGCGGCATACTGCTGGACACCTACGTGGCGGGTGTGCCCGGGGGAACCGGTGAAGCGTTCGACTGGTCACTGGTGCCGGCACGCTTGAGCAAGCCCATCATCCTGGCGGGCGGGCTGTCGGCCGATAACGTCGGCCAGGCCATTGCCCAGGTGCGGCCTTACGCCGTGGATGTCAGCGGTGGCGTCGAACAAGCCAAAGGCATCAAGGACGCGGCGAAAATCGAGGCCTTCATGCAGGCGGTGAAACAGGCGTGA
- the metZ gene encoding O-succinylhomoserine sulfhydrylase (*Name metZ), translating to MTDQWDAGRLDSDLEGVGFDTLAVRAGQHRTPEGEHSEALFLTSSYVFRTAADAAARFAGEAPGNVYSRYTNPSVRAFEERLAAMEGAEQAVGTSTGMAAILAVVMSLCSAGDHVLVSQSVFGSTISLFEKYFKRFGVQVDYVPLVDLSGWEKAIKANTKLLIVESPSNPLAELVDITALSEIAHARGAMLVVDNCFSTPALQQPLKLGADIVFHSATKFIDGQGRCMGGVVAGRAEQMKEVVGFLRTAGPTLSPFNAWIFTKGLETLRLRMRAHCESAQALAEWLEQQDGVEKVHYAGLPSHPQHELAKRQMSGFGAVVSFEVKGGKEGAWRFIDATRVISITTNLGDSKTTIAHPATTSHGRLSAQEREAAGIRDSLIRVAVGLEDVADLQADLARGLAAL from the coding sequence ATGACGGATCAATGGGATGCCGGGCGACTGGACAGCGACCTCGAGGGTGTCGGTTTCGACACCCTGGCGGTGCGCGCCGGTCAACACCGTACACCGGAAGGCGAGCACAGCGAAGCGCTGTTCCTGACCTCCAGCTACGTGTTCCGCACGGCCGCCGACGCGGCCGCGCGCTTTGCCGGTGAAGCACCGGGCAACGTCTATTCGCGTTACACCAACCCGTCGGTGCGTGCCTTCGAGGAGCGCCTGGCGGCCATGGAAGGCGCCGAACAGGCCGTGGGCACCTCCACTGGCATGGCCGCAATCCTGGCCGTGGTGATGTCGCTGTGCAGTGCCGGTGACCATGTGCTGGTGTCGCAGAGCGTGTTCGGCTCAACCATCAGCCTGTTCGAGAAGTACTTCAAACGCTTTGGCGTGCAGGTGGACTACGTACCACTGGTCGACCTCAGCGGTTGGGAAAAGGCCATCAAGGCCAATACCAAGCTGCTGATTGTCGAGTCGCCATCCAACCCGCTGGCCGAGCTGGTCGATATCACTGCGCTCAGCGAGATCGCCCATGCCCGCGGTGCCATGCTGGTGGTGGACAACTGCTTCAGCACCCCGGCGCTGCAGCAGCCGCTGAAGCTGGGTGCCGACATCGTGTTCCACTCGGCCACCAAGTTCATCGACGGCCAGGGCCGTTGCATGGGCGGCGTGGTTGCCGGCCGTGCCGAACAAATGAAGGAAGTGGTGGGTTTCCTGCGTACCGCAGGCCCGACGCTCAGCCCGTTCAACGCCTGGATCTTCACCAAGGGCCTGGAAACCTTGCGCCTGCGCATGCGTGCGCACTGTGAAAGTGCCCAGGCCCTGGCCGAATGGCTGGAGCAGCAGGACGGCGTGGAGAAGGTGCATTACGCCGGGCTGCCGAGCCACCCGCAACACGAACTGGCCAAGCGCCAGATGAGTGGCTTTGGTGCGGTGGTCAGCTTCGAGGTCAAGGGTGGCAAAGAGGGCGCCTGGCGCTTCATCGATGCCACCCGGGTGATTTCCATCACCACCAACCTGGGTGACAGCAAGACCACCATCGCCCACCCGGCCACCACGTCCCACGGCCGCTTGTCGGCGCAGGAGCGTGAAGCTGCGGGTATCCGTGACAGCCTGATCCGCGTTGCCGTGGGCCTGGAAGACGTGGCAGACCTGCAGGCCGACCTTGCACGCGGGCTGGCCGCACTGTGA
- the pgl_2 gene encoding 6-phosphogluconolactonase (*Name pgl_2), whose translation MSSVSCEGNNPVHLTVDKSNKFLAVANYATGSIVILPFDKTGHLQPVISKYDLPGNPGPHKIEQASSHPHMIPRDPSGRFLVVPDKGLDKVFVFDLKQDGTALKPELAHEIKAREGAGPRHVVFSPTGSFAYVVNELDSTITSYRYNQKDGSLVPFQMVPALPQDFVGDSRAAALVMAANGEHLFSSNRGHDSVTIYSVDQPTGKINPIGNVPSQGKKPRFMTASPNGRFLFVANEDSDNIKTFSISPKGELALLEHQIETGSPVCMIFRTA comes from the coding sequence GTGAGCTCGGTTAGTTGCGAAGGGAACAACCCCGTCCACCTTACCGTGGACAAGAGCAACAAATTTCTCGCTGTGGCCAACTATGCCACCGGCAGCATTGTCATTCTGCCGTTCGATAAAACCGGACACCTGCAACCCGTCATCAGCAAATACGACCTTCCGGGCAATCCTGGCCCGCACAAGATCGAGCAGGCGAGCTCCCACCCCCACATGATCCCGCGCGATCCATCAGGACGCTTCCTGGTGGTACCGGACAAAGGGCTGGATAAGGTCTTCGTATTCGACCTGAAGCAGGATGGGACCGCACTGAAGCCTGAGCTCGCCCATGAAATTAAAGCACGCGAAGGTGCCGGCCCTCGGCATGTGGTGTTCTCTCCGACCGGTTCTTTTGCCTACGTGGTGAATGAGCTGGATAGCACGATCACTAGCTACCGCTACAACCAGAAGGACGGCTCCCTGGTTCCATTCCAGATGGTTCCAGCACTGCCTCAGGACTTCGTTGGCGATAGCCGTGCAGCAGCATTGGTCATGGCAGCGAATGGAGAACATTTGTTCTCTTCCAACCGCGGGCATGACAGCGTGACCATTTATTCGGTGGATCAGCCTACCGGCAAGATCAACCCGATCGGCAACGTACCTAGCCAAGGCAAGAAGCCACGCTTCATGACGGCATCTCCTAATGGGCGGTTCCTGTTCGTCGCTAACGAAGACAGCGACAACATCAAGACCTTCTCCATTAGCCCGAAAGGCGAACTGGCTTTGCTGGAGCATCAGATCGAGACCGGCAGTCCGGTCTGCATGATTTTCCGCACCGCCTGA
- the accD gene encoding Acetyl-coenzyme A carboxylase carboxyl transferase subunit beta (*Name accD), with protein MSNWLVDKLIPSIMRSEVKKSSVPEGLWHKCPSCEAVLYRPELEKTLDVCPKCNHHMRIGARARIDIFLDAEGRAELGADLEPVDRLKFRDGKKYKDRLTGAQKQTGEKDALISMSGTLMGMPIVVSAFEFSFMGGSMGAIVGERFVRAANYALEHRCPMVCFSASGGARMQEALISLMQMAKTSAVLARLREEGIPFISVLTDPVYGGVSASLAMLGDVIVGEPKALIGFAGPRVIEQTVREKLPEGFQRSEFLLEHGAIDLIISRGELRPRLARLLAQMTGQETPEQAREAAAVA; from the coding sequence ATGAGCAACTGGTTAGTCGACAAACTGATCCCTTCGATCATGCGTTCCGAGGTGAAGAAGAGCTCGGTGCCTGAGGGCCTGTGGCACAAGTGCCCGTCCTGCGAGGCCGTGCTGTATCGTCCGGAGCTGGAAAAGACCCTGGATGTCTGCCCCAAGTGCAACCACCACATGCGCATCGGCGCACGTGCGCGCATCGATATCTTCCTCGACGCCGAAGGCCGTGCCGAACTGGGTGCCGACCTGGAGCCGGTCGACCGCCTGAAGTTCCGTGACGGCAAGAAGTACAAGGACCGCCTGACCGGCGCCCAGAAGCAGACCGGTGAAAAAGACGCGCTGATCTCCATGAGCGGCACCCTGATGGGCATGCCGATCGTGGTCAGCGCCTTCGAGTTCTCGTTCATGGGCGGCTCCATGGGGGCCATCGTCGGCGAGCGCTTCGTGCGCGCTGCCAACTACGCCCTGGAGCACCGCTGCCCGATGGTCTGCTTCTCCGCCTCGGGCGGTGCGCGCATGCAGGAAGCGCTGATCTCGCTGATGCAGATGGCCAAGACCTCGGCCGTGCTGGCACGCCTGCGCGAAGAAGGCATCCCGTTCATCTCGGTACTGACTGACCCGGTGTACGGCGGCGTTTCTGCCAGCCTGGCGATGCTCGGCGACGTCATCGTCGGTGAGCCAAAGGCCCTGATCGGCTTTGCCGGCCCACGCGTGATCGAGCAGACTGTTCGCGAAAAACTGCCAGAAGGCTTCCAGCGCAGCGAGTTCCTGCTGGAGCACGGTGCTATCGACCTGATCATCTCCCGTGGCGAACTGCGCCCGCGTCTGGCCCGCCTGCTGGCGCAGATGACCGGCCAGGAAACCCCGGAGCAAGCGCGCGAGGCGGCTGCCGTCGCGTGA
- the purF_1 gene encoding Amidophosphoribosyltransferase (*Name purF_1), whose amino-acid sequence MCGIVGIVGKSNVNQALYDALTVLQHRGQDAAGIVTSHDGRLFLRKDNGLVRDVFQQRHMQRLVGSMGIGHVRYPTAGSSTSAEAQPFYVNSPYGITLAHNGNLTNVEQLAKEIYESDLRHVNTNSDSEVLLNVFAHELAVRGKLQPTEEDVFAAVSHVHSRCVGGYAVVAMVTGYGIVGFRDPHGIRPVVFGQRHTDEGVEYMIASESVALDVLGFTLIRDLAPGEAVYITEEGQLFTKQCAEAPKLQPCIFEHVYLARPDSIIDGISVYKARLRMGEKLADKIMRERPEHDIDVVIPIPDTSRTAALELANRLGVKFREGFVKNRYIGRTFIMPGQAARKKSVRQKLNAIELEFRGKNVMLVDDSIVRGTTCKQIIQMAREAGAKNVYFCSAAPAVRYPNVYGIDMPSVHELIAHNRTTEQVAELIGADWLIYQDLPDLIDSVGGGKIKIDHFDCAVFNGEYVTGDIDEAYLERIEQARNDLAKVKNQAVSAIIDLYNN is encoded by the coding sequence ATGTGTGGCATCGTCGGTATCGTCGGTAAGTCGAACGTCAATCAGGCGCTGTATGACGCGCTTACGGTCCTCCAGCACCGCGGCCAGGACGCTGCCGGTATCGTGACCAGCCATGACGGCCGGTTGTTCCTGCGCAAGGATAATGGCCTGGTGCGCGATGTCTTCCAGCAGCGCCACATGCAGCGCCTGGTGGGCAGCATGGGCATTGGCCACGTGCGCTACCCGACTGCGGGCAGCTCGACCTCGGCCGAGGCCCAGCCGTTCTACGTCAACTCGCCGTACGGCATTACCCTGGCCCACAACGGCAACCTGACCAACGTCGAGCAGTTGGCCAAGGAGATCTACGAGTCCGACCTGCGCCACGTCAACACCAACTCCGACTCGGAAGTGCTGCTGAACGTGTTCGCCCATGAGTTGGCGGTGCGTGGCAAGCTGCAGCCGACCGAAGAAGACGTGTTTGCCGCTGTTTCCCATGTGCACAGCCGCTGTGTCGGCGGTTACGCCGTGGTGGCGATGGTCACCGGTTACGGCATCGTCGGTTTCCGCGACCCCCACGGCATTCGCCCGGTGGTGTTCGGCCAGCGTCACACCGACGAAGGCGTGGAATACATGATCGCCTCGGAAAGCGTGGCCCTGGACGTGCTCGGTTTCACCCTGATCCGCGACCTGGCACCCGGCGAAGCGGTGTACATCACCGAAGAAGGCCAGCTGTTCACCAAACAGTGCGCCGAAGCGCCAAAGCTGCAGCCGTGCATCTTCGAGCACGTCTACCTGGCCCGCCCGGACTCGATCATCGACGGTATTTCGGTGTACAAGGCCCGTCTGCGCATGGGTGAGAAGCTGGCCGACAAGATCATGCGCGAACGCCCAGAGCATGATATCGACGTGGTCATCCCGATCCCGGACACCAGCCGCACTGCCGCGCTGGAGCTGGCCAACCGTCTGGGCGTCAAGTTCCGCGAAGGCTTCGTAAAAAACCGCTACATCGGCCGTACCTTCATCATGCCCGGCCAGGCCGCACGCAAGAAGTCGGTGCGCCAGAAGCTCAACGCCATCGAACTGGAATTCCGCGGCAAGAACGTGATGCTGGTGGACGATTCGATCGTGCGCGGCACCACCTGCAAGCAGATCATCCAGATGGCCCGCGAAGCCGGTGCCAAGAATGTCTACTTCTGCTCCGCAGCCCCTGCGGTGCGCTACCCCAACGTCTACGGCATCGACATGCCGAGTGTTCACGAACTGATCGCCCACAACCGCACCACCGAACAGGTGGCCGAGTTGATCGGCGCCGATTGGCTGATCTATCAGGACCTGCCAGACCTGATCGACTCGGTCGGTGGCGGCAAGATCAAGATCGATCACTTCGATTGCGCGGTGTTCAACGGTGAGTACGTCACCGGCGACATCGACGAAGCCTACCTTGAGCGTATCGAGCAGGCCCGTAATGACCTGGCCAAGGTCAAGAACCAGGCCGTCAGCGCGATCATCGACCTCTACAACAACTGA
- the prpF_1 gene encoding 2-methyl-aconitate isomerase (*Name prpF_1), producing MVDWSGNCGNLSAAVGPFAIRQGLVDAPRDGIATIRIWQANIQKRIIAHVPMKDGEVVEEGDFVLDGVAFPAAEIVVEFLQPGGSGGSILPTGNVVDELDIPGFSGLPATLLNAGNPTIFVDAQRVGLTGTETQDQVNGNAELLQSLETIRAHCTVAMGLAATAEEATRLRPHTPKLCLVAPPQTYGAAGGKTVEAGEIDVIARILSMGKLHHAITGTGAVAVAVAAALEGTLVNCIVGDIGERQVNMGHTAGTVAVGAQTTQVDGNWIVDKAVMSRSARRLMEGWVLVPSKY from the coding sequence GTGGTCGACTGGTCCGGTAACTGCGGCAACCTGAGCGCAGCAGTTGGCCCATTCGCCATTCGCCAAGGGCTCGTCGATGCGCCTCGTGACGGCATCGCCACCATCCGCATCTGGCAAGCCAATATTCAGAAACGCATCATCGCCCATGTCCCGATGAAGGATGGCGAGGTCGTTGAAGAAGGTGATTTCGTGCTGGATGGCGTCGCCTTCCCTGCTGCCGAAATCGTCGTGGAGTTCCTTCAGCCTGGCGGTTCGGGCGGCAGCATTCTGCCAACCGGCAATGTCGTGGATGAACTGGATATCCCTGGCTTCTCAGGCTTGCCGGCAACGCTGCTCAACGCAGGCAACCCGACGATCTTCGTCGACGCCCAGCGCGTTGGCCTGACCGGGACCGAGACGCAAGACCAGGTCAACGGCAACGCCGAACTGCTGCAGTCACTGGAAACCATCCGCGCACACTGCACCGTGGCCATGGGCCTGGCGGCTACCGCTGAGGAAGCAACACGCCTTCGCCCCCACACGCCGAAGCTCTGCCTGGTAGCTCCGCCGCAAACCTACGGCGCTGCCGGTGGCAAGACAGTCGAAGCCGGCGAGATCGATGTGATCGCCCGCATCCTTTCCATGGGCAAATTGCACCACGCAATCACCGGCACTGGCGCTGTAGCCGTTGCCGTGGCGGCCGCTCTGGAAGGCACGCTGGTCAACTGTATCGTAGGCGATATCGGTGAACGCCAAGTCAACATGGGCCACACCGCCGGTACCGTTGCCGTAGGCGCGCAGACCACCCAAGTCGATGGCAACTGGATTGTGGACAAGGCCGTCATGAGCCGAAGCGCCCGTCGCCTGATGGAAGGCTGGGTGCTCGTACCTTCGAAGTACTGA